From a single Centropristis striata isolate RG_2023a ecotype Rhode Island chromosome 14, C.striata_1.0, whole genome shotgun sequence genomic region:
- the LOC131984304 gene encoding cyclic AMP-responsive element-binding protein 5-like — protein sequence MNDKQDRLYVCGAPGCSQRFQLEEHLIIHRRKHEMSLKFSSIKTDPAFTDQTPTPTRFLQNCEEVGLFKEIEEEFLQAQEEEKSKQTLSHNGPSCMNQQQLKPQLQLQHPPQPQHPHPQPPLHHPQTHLLQHPQSHGAMMGPSCSLAAQQALSSSQSGSVITQAPSTLTHSGPVPGPLSSLLHMRNRHRQPLPASLPGTLPDPAMQGASAQHMPIEKQMSCIMGIPGPVHNPSCSSPQRSKQTLGHHFQQHHPAMVGINNPVTSMGHMMEMMSQRHQAPPLQHHHHPHHPQLPAPPLTFQQRCHAPPPQHHSHHTQAHQAPPPPHLHQGSPPAPPLSVPAQLSPVAQQMQPSHPSHSQHAVQAGGSCSGGGGGGGGNRRRRTAEQDPDERRQKFLERNRAAATRCRQKRKVWVSSLEKKAEELTHTNLQLQNEVTSLRSEVGQLKQILLTHKDCPVTARQREAQGYPTAGVSPGGSPTPVGPGSHLQAVQHNSISTSSTAGGDTGHDPKPGR from the exons ATGAATGACAAACAGGACAGGCTTTATGTTTGCGGCGCCCCGGGCTGCTCTCAG CGCTTCCAGTTAGAAGAGCATCTGATCATCCACAGACGCAAGCATGAGATGTCCCtcaagttctcctccatcaagACGGATCCGGCTTTTACAG ACCAGACTCCAACACCAACCCGATTTTTGCAGAACTGTGAAGAGGTTGGTCTGTTCAAGGAGATAGAAGAAGAGTTTCTTCAAGCACAAGAAGAGGAAAAGAGCAAACAG ACGCTTTCTCATAATGGGCCGTCCTGTAtgaaccagcagcagctcaaaccccagctccagctccagcaccCACCCCAGCCTCAGCACCCACATCCACAGCCACCGCTGCATCATCCGCAGACCCACCTCCTGCAGCACCCTCAGTCTCATGGCGCCATGATGGGCCCCAGCTGCAGCCTGGCTGCCCAACAAGCTCTGTCCTCCTCGCAGTCCGGATCAGTCATCACCCAGGCTCCTTCCACCCTCACACACTCAGG GCCGGTTCCCGGGCCActgtcctccctcctccacatgCGGAACAGACACAGACAACCGCTGCCAGCCTCCTTACCCGGCACCCTGCCAGACCCCGCCATGCAAGGGGCATCTGCTCAGCACATGCCC ATAGAGAAGCAAATGTCGTGTATAATGGGTATACCAGGTCCGGTACACAACCCCTCCTGTTCCTCGCCACAG AGATCCAAACAGACGCTGGGCCATCATTTCCAACAGCACCACCCAGCAATGGTCGGCATCAACAACCCTGTGACGTCCATGGGCCACATGATGGAGATGATGTCACAGCGTCATCAGGCACCTCCACTACAACACCACCATCATCCTCATCACCCACAGCTTCCAGCTCCACCCCTCACCTTCCAACAGCGGTGCCATGCTCCACCTCCGCAGCATCACAGCCACCACACTCAGGCTCACCAAGCACCACCGCCTCCCCATCTGCACCAGGGCTCGCCTCCTGCACCTCCCCTATCTGTTCCAGCACAG TTATCACCAGTCGCACAGCAGATGCAGCCTTCCCATCCATCCCACTCCCAGCATGCAGTGCAGGCAGGCGGTAGCTGCAGcggtggaggagggggaggaggaggcaaCCGCCGCAGAAGGACGGCAGAGCAGGACCCTGACGAGCGCAGGCAAAAGTTTCTGGAGCGCAATAGGGCTGCTGCCACCCGCTGCCGGCAGAAGAGGAAAGTGTGGGTGTCGTCGCTGGAGAAGAAAGCGGAAGAGTTGACGCACACAAACCTGCAGCTACAG AACGAGGTGACGTcgctgaggtcagaggtcggtCAACTGAAACAGATTCTGCTCACCCACAAGGACTGTCCTGTCACCGCCCGGCAGAGAGAGGCGCAGGGGTACCCCA